A portion of the Vicingus serpentipes genome contains these proteins:
- the purL gene encoding phosphoribosylformylglycinamidine synthase: MIVFFKTNSNKIIAVQFNGVMNESDLPKLNWLLNGEKIDSESINGFYVGPRAAMVSPWSTNAVEITQNMSINNIIRIEEYKIELSKNAAYDPMLEAMFTELNQELFTINVKPEAVQYIDDIAAYNQQEGLALNDEEVKYLQDVSTRVGRKLTDSEVFGFSQVNSEHCRHKIFNGTFVIDGKEKPSSLFNLIRKTSNQNPNTIVSAYKDNVSFVRGPRAMQFAPKTQNKADFFETTDIDTVLSLKAETHNFPTTVEPFNGAATGSGGEIRDRMAGGQGSVPMAGTAVYMTAYPRLGNERSWENNMEERDWLYQSPIDILIKASNGASDFGNKFGQPLINGSVFTFEHTEDGKKYGFDKVIMQAGGIGYGKHQDALKHTPEIGDKIVILGGDNYRIGMGGSAVSSVATGEFSNSIELNAIQRSNPEMQKRASNAIRAFVESTKNPIVSIHDHGAGGHLNCLSELVEETGGTIDLRKLPVGDPTLSAKEIIGNESQERMGLVIKSEDIPLLEEICKRERSPMYVVGEVNGNHQFTFEDKLTNEPPIDLKIEDMFGKPPKTIITDKTVDMKYQPVNYDTNKITTYIEQVLQLEAVACKDWLTNKVDRSVTGKVAKQQNAGELQLPLNNLGVVALDFKGKHGIATALGHAPAAALINPINGSKLAISEALLNIIWAPFTDGLKSISLSANWMWPCKNEGEDARLYEAVEAVSDFACDLGINIPTGKDSLSMVQKYKDDKVYAPGTVIITASGEVSDITKVVEPVLVNDENSSLILVDFSKDAFELGGSSFAQVVNRLGESTPNISDNKYFANTFDAVQTLIKKDLVLAGHDVSAGGLITTLLEMNFANTKGGLDINFSSFDEQDLVKILFSEIPSVVLQVKNENAAVSELGKKGIHAHILGKPTANRTLDIKHHGAKLSFDIDKMRNLWFKTSYLLDQKQTKPELAKQRFETFSQNAIDFKFTEEFKGKLADYGLEHGRKNTTGIKAAIIREKGVNGDREMAYSLFLAGFDVKDIHMTDLIAGKEDLSDVNMIVFVGGFSNSDVLGSAKGWAGAFLYNPKAKEALDNFYARPDTLSLGVCNGCQLMMELGLIESNGKTQPMAHNQSGKFESTYLTVEVPQNNSVMLKTLAGSKLGIWVAHGEGRFLFDGTESDYNIIMNYANSSYPANPNGSEFNTAGICSNDGRHLAMMPHLERTIFPWQTGFYESSRKEDDVTPWFEAFVNAKKWVEEKS, translated from the coding sequence ATGATCGTATTCTTTAAAACCAATTCAAACAAAATTATTGCTGTTCAATTTAATGGTGTAATGAACGAAAGTGATTTACCAAAATTAAACTGGTTGTTGAATGGAGAAAAAATTGATAGTGAAAGCATTAATGGATTTTATGTAGGTCCAAGAGCTGCAATGGTTTCACCGTGGAGCACAAATGCTGTTGAAATTACTCAAAACATGAGCATCAACAACATCATTAGAATTGAAGAATATAAAATTGAACTTTCAAAAAATGCAGCTTACGACCCTATGCTCGAAGCAATGTTTACTGAATTAAACCAAGAATTGTTTACAATAAATGTAAAACCAGAAGCTGTTCAATATATTGATGACATAGCTGCATACAACCAACAAGAAGGATTAGCTTTAAATGATGAGGAAGTAAAATACTTACAAGACGTTTCAACCAGAGTTGGAAGAAAATTAACAGATAGTGAAGTTTTTGGATTTTCTCAAGTGAATTCAGAACATTGTCGTCACAAAATCTTTAATGGAACATTTGTTATCGATGGCAAAGAAAAACCGTCTTCTCTGTTTAATTTAATTAGAAAAACTTCTAATCAAAATCCAAATACAATTGTTTCAGCTTACAAAGACAATGTAAGTTTTGTAAGAGGACCACGCGCAATGCAATTTGCTCCAAAAACACAAAATAAAGCAGACTTTTTTGAAACAACAGATATAGATACCGTTCTTTCATTAAAAGCAGAAACACATAACTTCCCTACAACCGTAGAACCATTTAATGGTGCTGCAACTGGTTCTGGTGGAGAGATTAGAGATAGAATGGCTGGTGGTCAAGGCTCTGTACCAATGGCAGGAACAGCAGTATACATGACTGCTTACCCAAGACTAGGAAATGAAAGAAGCTGGGAAAACAATATGGAAGAGCGTGATTGGCTTTATCAATCTCCAATTGACATTTTAATTAAGGCTTCAAATGGAGCTTCTGACTTTGGAAATAAATTCGGCCAACCATTGATTAATGGTTCAGTATTTACATTTGAACATACTGAAGATGGTAAAAAATACGGTTTTGACAAAGTAATTATGCAAGCCGGTGGTATTGGATATGGAAAACACCAAGACGCTTTAAAACATACTCCTGAAATAGGCGATAAAATTGTTATTTTAGGTGGAGACAACTACAGAATTGGTATGGGAGGAAGTGCTGTATCTTCTGTAGCAACTGGAGAATTTAGCAATTCTATTGAGTTAAACGCCATTCAACGTTCTAACCCTGAAATGCAGAAAAGAGCTTCAAATGCTATTCGTGCTTTTGTAGAATCTACCAAAAACCCTATTGTTTCTATTCATGATCATGGTGCTGGTGGACATTTAAATTGTTTATCAGAACTAGTTGAAGAAACTGGAGGGACAATTGATTTGAGAAAATTACCGGTTGGTGACCCTACCCTTTCTGCAAAAGAAATTATTGGAAATGAATCTCAAGAACGAATGGGACTAGTTATTAAGTCTGAAGACATTCCATTATTAGAAGAGATATGCAAAAGAGAACGTTCTCCTATGTATGTTGTAGGTGAAGTTAATGGAAACCATCAATTTACATTTGAAGACAAGCTAACCAATGAACCTCCTATCGATTTAAAGATAGAGGATATGTTTGGAAAACCTCCTAAAACAATAATTACTGATAAAACTGTTGATATGAAATATCAGCCAGTTAATTATGATACCAACAAAATTACTACTTATATAGAGCAAGTATTACAATTAGAAGCTGTTGCTTGTAAAGATTGGTTGACAAACAAAGTTGACCGATCGGTAACTGGAAAAGTAGCTAAGCAACAAAATGCAGGAGAATTACAATTGCCATTAAACAATCTAGGTGTTGTTGCGCTTGATTTTAAAGGAAAACACGGGATAGCAACTGCACTTGGTCATGCTCCTGCTGCTGCTTTAATAAATCCTATTAATGGTAGTAAGCTTGCAATATCAGAAGCATTATTAAACATCATTTGGGCACCTTTTACTGATGGATTAAAATCTATTTCTCTTTCGGCAAACTGGATGTGGCCATGTAAAAACGAAGGTGAAGATGCGAGACTTTATGAAGCTGTTGAAGCTGTAAGTGATTTTGCGTGCGATTTAGGTATAAATATCCCAACAGGTAAAGATTCTTTATCGATGGTTCAAAAATACAAAGACGATAAAGTTTATGCACCTGGAACAGTAATTATTACAGCATCTGGAGAAGTTAGCGACATCACAAAAGTTGTTGAACCTGTGTTAGTAAATGATGAAAATAGCTCATTAATTTTAGTAGATTTTTCTAAAGATGCTTTCGAATTGGGAGGTTCTTCATTTGCACAAGTTGTAAATAGATTAGGTGAAAGCACACCAAATATTAGCGATAATAAATATTTTGCGAATACATTTGATGCCGTTCAAACATTAATAAAAAAGGATTTAGTATTAGCTGGTCATGATGTTTCTGCAGGCGGATTAATTACTACTTTATTAGAAATGAATTTTGCAAACACAAAAGGTGGGTTAGATATTAACTTCTCATCTTTTGATGAACAAGATTTAGTAAAAATATTGTTTAGCGAAATCCCTTCAGTTGTACTTCAAGTTAAAAATGAAAATGCAGCAGTGTCTGAGTTAGGAAAAAAAGGTATTCATGCTCATATTTTAGGAAAACCAACAGCCAACAGAACATTAGACATTAAACATCATGGTGCAAAATTAAGTTTTGACATAGATAAGATGAGAAACCTTTGGTTTAAAACATCTTATTTATTAGACCAAAAACAAACTAAACCAGAATTGGCAAAACAACGTTTTGAAACATTTAGTCAAAATGCAATTGACTTTAAATTTACTGAAGAATTTAAAGGTAAATTAGCTGATTATGGATTAGAGCACGGAAGAAAAAACACAACAGGAATTAAAGCTGCAATAATCCGTGAAAAAGGAGTAAATGGCGATAGAGAAATGGCTTACTCATTATTCTTGGCTGGTTTTGATGTGAAAGACATTCACATGACAGATTTAATTGCAGGTAAAGAAGATTTAAGTGATGTAAACATGATTGTTTTTGTTGGCGGATTCTCCAATTCAGACGTATTAGGTTCAGCAAAAGGATGGGCTGGAGCATTTTTATATAACCCTAAAGCAAAAGAAGCTTTAGATAATTTTTATGCAAGACCTGACACTTTAAGTTTAGGTGTTTGTAATGGATGTCAATTAATGATGGAGCTAGGTTTAATTGAATCGAATGGAAAAACACAACCAATGGCGCATAACCAAAGTGGGAAATTTGAATCTACTTATTTAACTGTTGAAGTTCCTCAAAATAATTCTGTAATGTTAAAAACATTAGCAGGAAGTAAATTAGGAATATGGGTTGCTCACGGCGAGGGTCGTTTCTTATTTGATGGGACTGAAAGTGATTATAATATTATTATGAATTACGCCAACAGCTCTTACCCTGCTAATCCAAATGGTTCTGAATTTAACACTGCAGGTATTTGCTCTAACGATGGACGCCATTTAGCGATGATGCCACACTTAGAAAGAACAATTTTTCCATGGCAAACAGGTTTTTATGAAAGCTCTAGAAAAGAAGATGATGTTACACCTTGGTTCGAAGCTTTTGTGAATGCAAAAAAATGGGTTGAGGAAAAATCATAA
- a CDS encoding RNA polymerase sigma factor, whose product MELDEIIKGCREGSRKHQEALYNMFASKMFGVCLTYTRDRDLAQDILHDGFFKVFKKFHQYNEDWSLFAWVRRIIVNTAIDHFRKTNRITNVDFQESEYLGGSYDDVSESFKTADLSQIINMLPIGARTVFNLYVVEGYKHREIADILNISAGTSKSQLSKAKSVLKELVNKYYDR is encoded by the coding sequence TTGGAATTAGACGAAATAATAAAAGGTTGTAGAGAAGGCAGTAGAAAGCATCAAGAGGCTTTGTATAATATGTTTGCGTCTAAAATGTTTGGAGTTTGTTTAACATATACTCGAGATAGAGATTTAGCTCAAGATATTTTACATGATGGATTTTTTAAAGTGTTTAAAAAATTTCATCAATACAATGAAGATTGGAGCTTGTTTGCATGGGTAAGAAGAATTATTGTTAATACAGCTATTGATCATTTCAGAAAAACAAACCGAATTACTAATGTTGATTTTCAAGAATCGGAATATTTAGGAGGTTCTTATGATGATGTGTCTGAAAGTTTTAAGACAGCTGATTTATCTCAAATTATAAATATGCTTCCTATTGGAGCTCGAACAGTTTTTAATCTATACGTGGTTGAAGGTTATAAACATCGAGAAATTGCTGACATCTTAAATATTAGTGCAGGAACTTCTAAATCACAACTTTCTAAAGCGAAAAGTGTTCTTAAAGAATTAGTAAATAAATATTACGATAGGTGA
- a CDS encoding porin family protein yields MSKDGNIEDWYKGELSNFEANPDADGWESISSQLDNDAILTDENVGEWYVQELEKFQTAPDKEVWSKLSTKLDVTSVWDKLLVSLNQYDRMIWWRNTAFKSAALLLLFIGGYYTYTNIGGEESNNKFIVSESILGENGTTKNNTIGFEKAKNNLNAKQSSSVIDEKVFSKASFSVAPKLTTIVTRKGEPKAKRSNNNNEMLVASMATKVEKIQSLKVGELGGDYSILPLIYNTKAPVNLETKRITSKEFLVKKDQNKIIFNSKRFSSHFVFGMYARRLYFGVNGGVKYQTLFASSKQNEAFSNFTKKQLMDFGGSFGATVGLIVSDKFNLEANVNVLSTSGNKHEYSSSSNSLIQEVNLQYSTVSLLAKKMNNKSTFDNKKYSTNYIGGLYAGFLTAAENNIDGNIVDMKSQYSNIDIGIVLGIEQDRYITKELVVTPGVRFYQGLLNTSNQSNELMNSSRNFSVEFNIGLKYIFLKKN; encoded by the coding sequence GTGAGTAAGGATGGAAACATAGAGGATTGGTATAAGGGTGAACTTTCAAATTTTGAAGCGAATCCTGATGCTGATGGGTGGGAGTCAATTTCCAGCCAATTGGATAATGATGCGATATTGACTGATGAAAATGTTGGAGAATGGTATGTGCAAGAATTGGAAAAATTTCAGACTGCACCTGATAAAGAAGTTTGGAGTAAGTTGTCTACAAAATTAGATGTAACAAGTGTTTGGGATAAGTTGTTGGTTTCATTAAATCAATATGACAGAATGATTTGGTGGAGAAATACGGCTTTTAAATCTGCTGCGCTTTTACTTTTATTTATAGGAGGTTATTATACTTATACAAATATAGGAGGTGAGGAAAGCAATAATAAATTTATTGTTTCTGAATCAATATTAGGAGAAAATGGTACAACTAAAAATAATACTATCGGATTTGAAAAAGCTAAAAATAATTTAAACGCAAAACAATCTTCTTCTGTTATTGATGAAAAGGTGTTTAGTAAAGCAAGCTTTTCAGTAGCGCCTAAATTAACAACTATTGTTACTAGAAAAGGAGAGCCAAAAGCAAAACGTTCAAACAACAATAATGAAATGCTAGTTGCATCTATGGCAACAAAAGTGGAAAAGATACAGTCTTTAAAAGTAGGAGAATTAGGGGGGGATTATTCTATACTTCCTTTAATTTATAACACTAAAGCTCCTGTTAATTTAGAAACGAAAAGAATAACCTCAAAAGAGTTTTTGGTAAAAAAAGATCAAAACAAAATAATATTTAATTCGAAAAGATTCTCTTCTCATTTTGTTTTTGGAATGTATGCTCGTCGACTATATTTTGGAGTTAATGGAGGTGTGAAATATCAAACATTGTTTGCTAGTAGTAAGCAAAATGAAGCATTCTCTAATTTTACTAAAAAGCAATTGATGGATTTTGGAGGAAGTTTTGGGGCAACTGTTGGGTTGATAGTTTCTGATAAATTTAATTTAGAAGCAAATGTAAATGTATTATCAACAAGTGGTAATAAGCATGAATATTCATCATCTAGTAATAGTTTAATTCAAGAAGTTAACCTTCAATATTCTACTGTTAGCTTATTGGCTAAAAAAATGAATAATAAGTCTACATTTGATAATAAAAAATACTCTACAAATTATATTGGAGGCTTATATGCAGGGTTTTTAACAGCTGCAGAAAATAATATTGATGGAAATATAGTTGATATGAAGAGTCAATATTCTAATATAGATATAGGAATTGTATTAGGAATTGAGCAGGATAGATATATTACAAAAGAATTAGTTGTTACACCTGGAGTTAGATTTTATCAAGGTCTTTTAAATACTTCTAATCAATCAAATGAGCTAATGAATTCATCTAGAAATTTTTCGGTTGAATTCAATATTGGGCTAAAGTATATTTTCTTAAAGAAAAATTAA
- a CDS encoding adenosylcobalamin-dependent ribonucleoside-diphosphate reductase gives MEKTLNQTSESAQKTNEILSVENSKNDETVIKTYSFDEALIEATKYFKGDELAANVWINKYALKDSEGNIYESNPDQMHRRLAKEIARVELKYDNSYTEEEIYDVIKDFKYIVPQGGPMTGIGNDYQIGSLSNCFVIGNDGNSDSYGGVMKVDEEQVQLMKRRGGVGHDLSHIRPKGSPVKNSALTSTGVVPFMERYSNSTREVAQDGRRGALMLSVSVKHPDAEHFIDAKMDGTKVTGANVSVKIDHDFMRAVKSNSEYKQQYPINSDNPKYTSSVNAKTLWDKIIHNAWKSAEPGILFWDTIIDESIPDCYADLGFRTVSTNPCGEIPLCPYDSCRLLAVNLYSYVENPFTEGATFNYEKFNKHVGMAQRIMDDIVDLEMEKVNRIIEKIESDPESLEIKQTELNLWQKIKTKAIQGRRTGVGITAEGDMLAALGYKYGTPEATSFSTDIHKNLALAAYRSSVDMARDRGAFPIYDAIREEKNPMINRIKDADPALYNDMVKYGRRNIALLTIAPTGTTSLMTQTSSGIEPVFMVSYKRRKKVNPNDKNSRVDFVDEVGDSWEEYHVFHHKFNTWLEVNGYDTTEVAAMNEEDLAKVIAKSPYHGATANDVDWVEKVRLQGAVQKWIDHSISVTVNVPNECPEELVSEIYLTGWEEGCKGITVYRDGSRSGVLISNEEKKEDEIINKFLETNAPKRPDKLEAEIIQFNNESEKWIAVVGLLDGRPYEVFTGAAKESFSILSQVQNGWVIKSKSEDGKTRYDFQYEDSHGYKTTIEGLSRTFNEEYWNYAKLISGVLRHGMPLNFVVDMVDDLHLNDETLNTWKKGVVRALKKFIPDGTKPAENVCPSCKEPSLVYEEGCLNCKSCGHSKCG, from the coding sequence ATGGAGAAAACATTAAATCAAACAAGTGAGTCAGCTCAAAAAACGAATGAGATTTTATCAGTAGAAAACTCAAAAAATGATGAAACAGTGATAAAAACATATTCTTTTGATGAAGCTTTAATCGAAGCCACAAAATATTTTAAAGGTGACGAATTAGCTGCAAATGTTTGGATTAATAAATATGCTTTAAAAGATTCTGAAGGAAATATTTACGAAAGTAACCCTGACCAAATGCACAGACGTTTGGCAAAAGAAATTGCTCGAGTAGAATTAAAATATGATAACTCATACACAGAAGAAGAAATCTATGATGTAATCAAAGATTTTAAATATATCGTTCCTCAAGGTGGTCCTATGACAGGAATTGGTAATGATTACCAAATAGGTTCTTTATCAAACTGTTTTGTTATTGGAAATGATGGAAATTCAGACTCTTATGGAGGGGTAATGAAGGTTGATGAAGAACAAGTTCAATTGATGAAAAGAAGAGGTGGAGTTGGACACGATTTATCTCACATCCGACCAAAAGGAAGCCCAGTAAAAAATAGCGCACTAACTTCTACAGGAGTTGTTCCATTCATGGAAAGATACTCAAACTCAACTAGAGAAGTTGCTCAAGATGGAAGAAGAGGAGCATTAATGCTTTCTGTTTCAGTAAAACATCCAGATGCTGAGCATTTTATTGATGCAAAAATGGACGGAACTAAAGTAACTGGCGCTAATGTTTCTGTAAAAATTGATCACGATTTTATGCGTGCTGTAAAATCAAATTCTGAGTACAAACAACAATACCCTATTAATTCTGACAACCCAAAATATACTAGCTCAGTAAATGCTAAAACACTTTGGGATAAAATTATTCATAACGCATGGAAATCAGCTGAACCAGGAATCTTATTCTGGGACACAATCATTGATGAATCTATTCCTGATTGTTACGCTGATTTAGGGTTTAGAACAGTTTCTACTAACCCTTGTGGTGAAATTCCATTATGTCCTTATGATAGCTGTCGTTTATTAGCTGTAAACCTATATAGCTATGTAGAAAATCCTTTTACTGAAGGAGCTACTTTTAACTACGAAAAATTCAACAAACATGTTGGGATGGCTCAACGTATTATGGATGATATAGTTGACTTGGAAATGGAAAAAGTTAACAGAATTATTGAAAAAATTGAATCTGATCCTGAAAGTTTAGAAATTAAACAAACAGAATTAAATCTTTGGCAAAAAATAAAAACTAAAGCTATACAAGGAAGAAGAACTGGAGTTGGAATTACTGCTGAAGGTGATATGTTAGCAGCTTTAGGTTATAAATATGGAACTCCAGAAGCAACATCTTTCTCTACAGACATACACAAAAACTTAGCTTTAGCTGCATACCGTTCTTCGGTAGATATGGCTAGAGACAGAGGAGCTTTTCCTATTTATGATGCAATTAGAGAAGAGAAAAACCCAATGATAAACCGTATTAAAGATGCTGATCCAGCTCTTTACAACGATATGGTAAAATACGGAAGAAGAAATATTGCTTTATTAACTATTGCTCCAACGGGAACTACTAGTTTAATGACACAAACTTCTTCAGGAATTGAACCTGTCTTTATGGTTTCTTATAAAAGAAGAAAAAAAGTAAATCCAAACGATAAAAACTCTAGAGTTGATTTTGTAGATGAAGTTGGTGATTCATGGGAAGAATATCATGTGTTCCACCACAAATTTAACACTTGGTTAGAGGTTAATGGCTATGACACAACCGAAGTTGCAGCTATGAACGAAGAAGATTTAGCAAAAGTAATTGCTAAATCTCCTTATCACGGAGCTACTGCAAACGATGTGGATTGGGTTGAAAAAGTAAGATTACAAGGTGCTGTTCAAAAATGGATTGACCATTCAATTAGTGTAACAGTTAATGTGCCTAACGAATGTCCTGAAGAATTAGTAAGTGAAATATACCTTACTGGATGGGAAGAAGGTTGTAAAGGAATTACTGTATATAGAGATGGTTCAAGAAGTGGTGTTTTAATTTCTAATGAAGAAAAGAAAGAAGATGAAATCATCAATAAATTTTTAGAAACAAATGCTCCAAAACGTCCTGATAAATTAGAAGCTGAAATTATCCAATTTAATAACGAAAGTGAAAAATGGATTGCTGTTGTTGGCTTATTAGACGGAAGACCTTATGAAGTATTTACTGGTGCTGCCAAAGAATCATTTTCAATATTATCACAAGTACAAAATGGCTGGGTAATTAAGAGTAAATCTGAAGACGGAAAAACTCGTTACGATTTCCAATATGAAGATAGCCATGGTTATAAAACTACAATCGAAGGTTTATCTAGAACGTTTAACGAAGAGTACTGGAATTATGCTAAATTAATTTCTGGAGTTCTACGTCACGGAATGCCATTAAACTTTGTGGTAGATATGGTTGACGATTTACACTTAAATGACGAAACATTAAACACATGGAAAAAAGGTGTGGTTAGAGCTTTAAAGAAATTTATTCCTGACGGAACTAAACCAGCTGAAAATGTATGCCCTAGCTGTAAAGAACCATCTTTAGTTTATGAGGAAGGATGTTTAAATTGTAAAAGTTGTGGTCACTCTAAATGTGGGTAA
- a CDS encoding SulP family inorganic anion transporter, producing the protein MKNGFDFKKFKYDLPAGLVVFLVALPLCLGIALASTGDPSLLFSGVISGIVGGIIVGFVSGSPLGVSGPAAGLTAIVLTSIETLGTFEAFLMAVVLSGIIQIILGLLKAGIIGFYFPSSVIKGMLAAIGLILILKQIPHALGFDKDAMGDSAFLQVDGHNTFSEIFYAFQFPSTGAIIISLISLLLLIVFETKAIKKISLFKFVPGALIVVVLGIILNQFFMGINESWVLNGEHLVALPVATTLSEIGGLFTFPDFKALGDYNTYIIALTIAIVASLETLLCVEATDKLDPLKRVTPTNRELLAQGTGNMISGFIGGLPLTQVIVRSSANINSGGKTKVSAIFHGLLLLICALLLPELLNKIPLSSLAAILLFIGYKLTKVSLYKQVYKLGWEQFMPFLTTILAILFTDLLKGIGVGLVVAVFYILRRNFRTPYSTKEGDKIHIYLSEDVTFLNKASILMMLEGLPKDSKVILDGAKSESINYDVVEIINDFKNYTAKQKSITLELINIPEIN; encoded by the coding sequence ATGAAAAACGGATTTGATTTTAAAAAATTTAAATATGACTTACCTGCAGGTCTAGTCGTATTTTTAGTTGCCTTACCATTATGTTTGGGTATTGCTTTAGCTTCGACTGGCGACCCATCTCTATTATTTAGTGGTGTTATTTCGGGTATAGTCGGAGGGATTATAGTTGGTTTTGTAAGTGGTTCCCCTTTAGGTGTAAGTGGTCCAGCTGCAGGACTTACAGCAATTGTTTTAACTTCTATAGAAACATTAGGAACTTTTGAAGCTTTTTTGATGGCGGTTGTGTTGTCAGGAATTATTCAAATTATTTTGGGTTTATTAAAAGCAGGTATTATTGGGTTTTATTTCCCTTCTAGTGTTATTAAAGGTATGTTGGCAGCCATTGGTTTAATTCTTATTTTAAAACAAATACCTCATGCACTCGGATTCGATAAGGATGCAATGGGAGATTCTGCTTTTTTACAAGTTGATGGGCATAACACTTTTAGTGAGATTTTTTATGCTTTCCAGTTTCCGAGTACTGGAGCTATTATTATTAGTTTAATTTCTCTTTTACTACTAATTGTATTCGAGACAAAAGCTATTAAGAAAATTTCCCTTTTTAAATTTGTACCAGGAGCTTTAATTGTTGTTGTCCTAGGTATTATTTTAAATCAATTTTTTATGGGAATAAATGAGTCATGGGTATTAAATGGAGAGCATTTAGTTGCTTTACCTGTAGCTACAACATTATCAGAAATAGGTGGTCTATTTACTTTTCCTGATTTTAAGGCCTTAGGTGATTACAATACTTATATTATTGCTTTAACTATCGCAATTGTAGCTTCTCTAGAGACTTTGCTTTGTGTAGAAGCAACCGATAAACTGGACCCTTTAAAACGAGTTACGCCGACTAATAGGGAATTGTTGGCTCAAGGAACTGGTAATATGATAAGTGGTTTTATAGGTGGTTTGCCATTAACGCAAGTTATTGTAAGAAGTTCTGCTAACATTAATTCAGGAGGAAAGACAAAAGTGTCAGCGATTTTTCATGGTTTACTTTTGTTGATTTGTGCCTTGCTATTACCTGAACTCTTAAATAAAATACCTTTATCAAGTTTAGCAGCTATATTATTATTCATAGGTTACAAACTTACTAAAGTGTCTCTTTATAAGCAGGTATATAAGTTAGGTTGGGAACAGTTTATGCCATTTTTAACTACAATTTTGGCGATTTTATTTACGGACTTACTCAAAGGTATAGGCGTTGGGTTAGTAGTTGCTGTCTTTTATATTTTGAGGCGAAATTTTAGAACGCCATACTCAACTAAAGAGGGAGATAAAATACATATTTATTTATCGGAAGATGTAACTTTCTTAAACAAGGCTTCTATTTTAATGATGTTAGAAGGTTTGCCTAAAGATTCAAAAGTTATTTTAGATGGAGCAAAATCAGAATCAATTAATTATGATGTTGTAGAAATCATTAATGATTTTAAAAACTATACAGCCAAACAGAAGAGTATTACACTGGAGTTAATTAACATTCCAGAAATAAATTAA
- the can gene encoding carbonate dehydratase, which produces MEKSFYKQLIENNRKWVAEKLAEDENYFLDLADGQQPPVLWIGCADSRVPANELIGAKPGEVFVHRNIANMVVHSDMNMLSVLDYAVNVLKVRHVIVCGHYGCGGIQAAMGNQNIGLIDNWIRHIKDVYRFHHKELNSIEDESKRFDRFVELNVVEQVYDLAKTSIVQKAWKNNQVLHVHGWVYNIREGNVIDLDVNFSNEDSLDDVYKLIIKK; this is translated from the coding sequence ATGGAAAAATCGTTTTACAAGCAACTTATTGAAAATAATAGAAAATGGGTTGCAGAAAAATTAGCAGAGGATGAAAATTATTTTTTAGATTTAGCTGATGGGCAACAGCCGCCAGTTTTATGGATTGGTTGTGCTGATAGTCGTGTGCCAGCAAATGAATTAATTGGAGCAAAACCTGGAGAGGTATTTGTTCATCGAAATATAGCAAACATGGTAGTGCATTCTGATATGAATATGTTAAGTGTGTTGGATTATGCAGTAAATGTTTTAAAGGTTAGGCATGTAATTGTTTGTGGACATTATGGTTGTGGAGGAATTCAAGCTGCTATGGGTAACCAAAATATTGGATTAATTGACAATTGGATTAGACATATAAAAGATGTTTATCGCTTTCATCATAAGGAATTAAATAGTATAGAAGATGAATCTAAAAGGTTTGATCGTTTTGTTGAATTAAATGTTGTAGAACAAGTTTATGATTTAGCGAAAACATCGATAGTTCAAAAAGCATGGAAAAATAATCAGGTATTACATGTTCACGGATGGGTATATAATATTCGAGAAGGTAATGTAATTGATTTAGATGTGAACTTTAGTAATGAGGATAGTCTTGATGACGTTTATAAATTGATTATTAAGAAGTAA